A window of the Iodobacter fluviatilis genome harbors these coding sequences:
- the lpoB gene encoding penicillin-binding protein activator LpoB: MKTMKQALKLSAVLAAVLLATGCASSSSPTVGGGDVVYGDSKAVETVTNEFGSTDLQMISESMARSLMQHPSMAGRPLIVVAEVKNKTTEYIDTRNITNSMKTQLMKSGAKFVTDSSTLDAQVEEIRRQTESGLYKNKVKVGQMKGAKYLLTGEITSIVKKNDSTKDVYYKFTLILKNIEEGVDEWQDEKEIRKTSKR, from the coding sequence ATGAAAACGATGAAACAAGCATTAAAGCTGAGCGCGGTCTTGGCCGCAGTATTGCTGGCTACGGGCTGCGCCTCTAGCTCATCACCTACCGTGGGCGGTGGTGATGTGGTTTATGGCGATAGCAAGGCGGTTGAAACGGTAACAAATGAATTTGGCTCTACCGATTTGCAAATGATTTCAGAATCAATGGCGCGCTCTTTAATGCAGCACCCATCCATGGCTGGCCGCCCTTTAATTGTGGTGGCCGAAGTTAAAAATAAAACCACTGAATATATTGATACCCGCAATATCACCAACAGCATGAAAACGCAGCTGATGAAAAGCGGTGCTAAGTTTGTAACCGACAGCAGCACATTAGATGCACAGGTTGAAGAAATCCGCCGTCAGACAGAAAGTGGCTTATATAAAAATAAAGTTAAAGTCGGGCAAATGAAGGGCGCTAAGTATTTATTAACAGGCGAAATTACCTCGATTGTTAAAAAGAACGACAGCACCAAAGACGTTTATTATAAATTCACACTGATCTTAAAGAATATTGAAGAGGGCGTGGATGAATGGCAGGATGAAAAAGAAATTCGTAAAACATCTAAGCGTTAA